A segment of the Trifolium pratense cultivar HEN17-A07 linkage group LG7, ARS_RC_1.1, whole genome shotgun sequence genome:
TTGTTGAAACCATGGTTTGATAGTTATATATGAACACCCAATCAAACACTATAACAAACTATAACTTTTGTCGAACACCCTATCAAGATACTAGCTCTTAGTTGTGTACAGCTGTAATAAAAGTTAGTTAGACCTATAACAAACTTGTAGATGCTATATATAGCTATAGCTATCAATTGTAGCAAGATCGATTCTTATTCTGTGAAATACAATATCTTTTCTCTTCCTTTATTTTTCACTTTATCTGTATTTTGCTTTCTTATCCATTGAAGCTTATTCTCTTGTTATGCTATCTAGAGCCTGAAGCTGCACACTCTGTTCAGCCATGATACGCACCAATCCTTTTTCGACGAAGGTTTCTATCTTCCCCGCTCCGATTAAGACATGTGTCACCAAAATTCCATGTCATCagtttttttggtcaaaataatcaaagggaccaagaaatgcaaaaggggacAAACGTGGGGACTAAAATCGTTCGTTTGAAACTAGGGGGactaaaatcgcacaattaggaAACatggggaccaaaactgcaatttagcctaaaaaaatgttataaagaataataaaatcTCTTAATaaggatttttttaatttggtgaaatggaaaaaggaaaaataagaaagaaatatgataacaaaattaaatgagataaagtTTGAGATCTAGCACATGCATGAGTACCAAAGCATAAGCATCCACTTAAAGTTCAAATAGAATAGTAATATGAAGCATATGTAATTTGTCACCACCACATGCCACACCAATCTTAAATTGAAGTCAATGCAGTGATTTAGATCAATAAGATAAACTACACAAATTGAGTTAACTAATTTTTCAAACTATGACTAATAAATTCATAATCCCAAAAAATTCTGAAGCAAGACACTTAAATTTCACCATGTCCATGTatacaaaaacataaaataaaaataaaagaacttaTGAATCATGACCCAATTAGATCATGGTGGACGTGGATATGCATTTGCTGCACTGGAAATAGCACGCAGTAACACGTTTTAATAAATCTTGGTCATTGATTTTATATCGGACAATTTATATTTCATAAATATTGAAATAATCTTGACTGTTGATTAAAATGAGACGGTTGATGCTGTAACTGCGTTGACGCAATTATAGCAGGAAATCTGTTTCCTATCATGATCATGGATAAGAAGATAACAAAGGAACAGGAATACATGTAGAATTTTTCCAAACAGAAGAATGCAATTTGAGAATCTCCTTAGCTTTTTCTTTAGTCTTAAAATTGCTATCAACTTGAAGAACCAAACACAACTTTGAAACAGCTCCAACTTGCAACATTTCATGTAAAACTCTAGAATTTGCTGAATATCTACAAATTGAACTCAAAATTCTAACTCCTCTATCACTTGCAACATGAGAAACCCTCAAAATTTTCTTTGACACAATAGCAACACCTGCACCATGATTTAACAACTCCGCACGCCCTTCGGCGCAACCACATAGTTGATCCAAacctgtcaaaatcaattcgcATGCCCTTCTTTCCGAAACATCGAAAAGAAGCTCGATAAGGATTAAAACCGCGCCACCTTCAACCGCTTTAATTCGGTTTCGCCCCCACGGTAAAAGCTCCACAATTAACTTCAATGCTGCTTTTGAAGCTTGTTGTGAAATCTTATCAATTAGTACTCTCATTAATTCTTCGAAAAGCGCTTTTTTTACGCTGATTAATTGAATCGGATCCGATACTTCAAATGCCGATTTCAATAGCATTGTTGCATAGCCTCTAGATTGATAGCTTCCATGCTTCAAAACATGAAACAATGATTCAATAAATTGAATGCTTTCATTGTTTATCAAACTCTTGATATGAACTTCAGAAGGGTTAAGATGAAACAGAATTTCAATAGCAGCTTCACTCAAAGAACTTGAATTTGAATTGTTCTTCATTGTTAAAGCTAAAAAATCCATTGCACCTGCAGATTCCAAACATTTTTTGTTCCTATCGCTTTCGAAAACAATCGAACGAAGCTTAACAAGACAACTATGTTGTTTTTCTGGGAATTTCTTTGCTTCATTGATGAGTTTAAGAATTTGTGTTCTGTCTATTGGTGATTTTGGTGTTGGAATACGTTCAACACCAAATGAAGCATTAAGGGTACACCAAGATTGAATCAAACGACGAAGAGTGTGGTTTGGTGTAAGATTATTAAGATCGGTTTCTAataaagatgattttgtaacaGGACAAGTTTTGTTTTGGAATGAACATAACCATTTTTCTATGTTTTCTCTGTCGTAGCTAATTCCTGTGGAAAGAGTAACAGGATCTTTCATAAGTTGGAGGGAAATTGGGCAGAGAAAATGAGAAGGAACATGAATTTCATCCATATAATAAGGATTAATGTAATGTAAGATATGAATGTGATTTTCTATAGATTGTAGTAATGAAAGAATAGGAACCAAAAAGTTGAGTATTTTTGCTAGAGAATTGAGGTGAATTGGATTGAGAAATCAAATTTGTGAATGTTGATAATGAAATTTGTGCAAAATTTTATACAGTGAACAAGAAAG
Coding sequences within it:
- the LOC123898506 gene encoding E3 ubiquitin-protein ligase PUB23-like, whose product is MDEIHVPSHFLCPISLQLMKDPVTLSTGISYDRENIEKWLCSFQNKTCPVTKSSLLETDLNNLTPNHTLRRLIQSWCTLNASFGVERIPTPKSPIDRTQILKLINEAKKFPEKQHSCLVKLRSIVFESDRNKKCLESAGAMDFLALTMKNNSNSSSLSEAAIEILFHLNPSEVHIKSLINNESIQFIESLFHVLKHGSYQSRGYATMLLKSAFEVSDPIQLISVKKALFEELMRVLIDKISQQASKAALKLIVELLPWGRNRIKAVEGGAVLILIELLFDVSERRACELILTGLDQLCGCAEGRAELLNHGAGVAIVSKKILRVSHVASDRGVRILSSICRYSANSRVLHEMLQVGAVSKLCLVLQVDSNFKTKEKAKEILKLHSSVWKNSTCIPVPLLSSYP